One genomic window of Ruminococcus gauvreauii includes the following:
- the hprK gene encoding HPr(Ser) kinase/phosphatase produces MKAVELSKIIETLNLKNLTPDIDHDQIKIEMPDINRPALQLAGYLEHFATERVQIIGYVEYTYLMHLTREEKIKSYEGFISKGIPCVVFTTQTTADEDMLELAEKYKVPTLQSDRTTSNFMAEIIRWLNVQLAPCISIHGVLVDVYGEGVLIMGESGIGKSETALELIKRGHRLVSDDVVELRKVSDETLVGSAPDITRHFIELRGIGIIDVKTLFGVGSVKNTQSIDLVIKLEEWDRDKEYDRLGLEQKYTEFLGNKVACHGIPIRPGRNLAIIVESAAVNHRQKKMGYNAAQELYNRVQANMTRKREDR; encoded by the coding sequence ATGAAGGCAGTTGAACTCAGTAAAATTATAGAAACACTGAATCTGAAAAACCTGACTCCGGATATTGACCACGACCAGATTAAAATTGAGATGCCTGACATCAACCGTCCGGCACTGCAGCTGGCGGGATATCTGGAGCATTTTGCAACCGAGCGTGTGCAGATCATCGGTTATGTAGAGTATACATACCTGATGCATCTGACAAGGGAAGAGAAAATAAAATCCTACGAGGGATTTATCTCAAAGGGAATCCCGTGTGTTGTATTTACCACACAGACGACAGCGGATGAGGACATGCTGGAACTCGCTGAGAAATATAAGGTACCGACACTTCAGTCGGATCGTACGACTTCTAATTTTATGGCGGAAATCATCCGGTGGCTGAACGTTCAGCTGGCTCCTTGTATTTCCATCCATGGGGTTCTTGTGGATGTATACGGCGAAGGCGTACTGATCATGGGTGAGAGCGGCATCGGAAAGAGCGAGACAGCCCTTGAACTGATCAAGCGTGGACATCGTCTCGTAAGTGATGACGTCGTCGAACTCAGAAAGGTGAGTGATGAGACACTGGTAGGTTCGGCTCCGGATATCACACGTCATTTTATAGAGCTTCGGGGAATCGGAATTATTGATGTAAAGACGCTGTTCGGTGTCGGAAGCGTTAAGAATACACAGTCCATCGATCTGGTGATCAAACTGGAGGAATGGGACAGGGATAAAGAATACGACAGACTTGGTCTGGAACAAAAATATACGGAGTTTTTAGGCAATAAGGTTGCATGTCATGGAATTCCGATCCGCCCGGGACGTAACCTGGCCATCATTGTAGAGTCTGCAGCAGTCAACCATCGTCAGAAAAAGATGGGTTATAACGCAGCACAGGAGCTTTACAACCGAGTGCAGGCAAATATGACCCGAAAAAGAGAGGACCGCTGA
- a CDS encoding ROK family glucokinase, with the protein MSEYCFGIDVGGTTIKLGCFMTDGTLLEKWEIPTRLEEQGKYILSDAAGEVKRVIRERGLTNEQVCGVGLAVPGPVNDEGEASQAVNLHWGYKHLVRELGDMLNLPVCAANDANAAALGELWQGAGKGCRNMIMVTLGTGVGGGIIVNGKIVAGEHGAAGEIGHACVEPSETAVCNCGNHGCLEQMASATGIVRLARMELSGCEEKSLLRAQEVTAKHVFDAYKQQDALAGRVVEKFAQYLGNALSIYACVVDPGRIVIGGGVSKAGDVLIEPIRKYYERDAFPACKGTPIVLAELGNDAGIYGSAKLVLP; encoded by the coding sequence ATGAGCGAATATTGTTTTGGTATCGATGTAGGAGGAACAACCATTAAACTGGGCTGTTTTATGACGGACGGCACCCTTTTGGAAAAATGGGAAATTCCTACGAGGCTGGAGGAACAGGGAAAATATATACTCTCTGATGCAGCAGGGGAAGTAAAACGGGTAATCCGTGAGAGAGGATTAACAAATGAACAGGTCTGCGGTGTCGGCCTTGCCGTTCCGGGTCCTGTCAATGATGAAGGAGAGGCTTCGCAGGCGGTAAATCTGCACTGGGGATACAAACACCTGGTCAGGGAGCTGGGGGATATGCTGAACCTTCCGGTGTGTGCTGCCAACGATGCAAATGCAGCAGCTCTGGGCGAACTGTGGCAGGGGGCAGGCAAAGGATGCCGCAATATGATCATGGTAACTCTTGGCACCGGTGTAGGCGGGGGCATTATCGTAAACGGAAAGATCGTAGCCGGGGAGCACGGAGCGGCAGGAGAAATCGGACATGCCTGTGTGGAACCCTCGGAAACAGCCGTCTGCAACTGCGGAAATCACGGCTGCCTGGAACAGATGGCTTCTGCGACCGGGATTGTAAGGCTTGCGAGGATGGAGCTTTCCGGATGCGAGGAGAAATCCCTGCTTCGTGCGCAGGAAGTGACGGCGAAACATGTCTTTGATGCGTATAAACAGCAGGATGCACTTGCAGGACGCGTGGTGGAGAAGTTTGCACAGTATCTGGGGAATGCGCTCTCTATCTATGCGTGTGTGGTGGATCCAGGAAGGATCGTGATAGGCGGGGGCGTGTCCAAAGCCGGCGATGTACTGATTGAGCCGATACGGAAGTATTATGAGCGGGATGCTTTTCCAGCATGTAAGGGTACTCCGATTGTGTTGGCAGAGCTGGGAAATGACGCGGGCATTTACGGATCCGCCAAGCTGGTACTGCCGTAA
- the uvrC gene encoding excinuclease ABC subunit UvrC, translated as MFNLEEELKKLPAKPGVYIMHDQKDEIIYVGKAVSLKNRVRQYFQSSRNKGVKIEQMVTKIARFEYIITDSELEALVLECNLIKEHRPKYNTMLKDDKSYPFIKVTIQEEYPRVLFSHRMQKDKSKYYGPYTSAGAIKDTIELMRKLYKIRSCSRNLPKDQGKERPCLYYHIGQCMAPCQGNISKEEYQKNIESVLDFLNGNFKTVLKELEEKMQEASEELRFEEAMEYRDLMKSVKRIGERQKITGSDGEDKDVIAIAADENDAVAQVFFVREGRLIGRDHFYLSVAREDSEEQVLSSFLKQFYSGTPFVPRELMIQYDIDDREVIEEWLTKVRGQRVYVRVPKKGTKEKLVELARQNARLVLNQDKERLKREEGRTIGALKEIAGWLNMDSLNRIEAFDISNISGFESVGSMIVYEKGKPKRNDYRKFKIRSVKGANDYASMEEVLTRRFTRGLKEQEAEQNQGGFLRFPDLVMMDGGRGQVNIACEVLRKLNLDIPVCGMVKDDKHRTRGLYFQNEEIPIDHSSQGFQLITRIQDEAHRFAIEYHRLLRSKGQVHSILDDIPGVGPARRKALMKHYQSLDNIRAASEEELAKLPSMNADSARKVYAFFHPEDSENS; from the coding sequence ATGTTTAATCTGGAAGAAGAATTAAAAAAACTCCCGGCTAAGCCGGGAGTCTATATTATGCATGATCAAAAGGATGAGATCATCTATGTAGGAAAAGCGGTCAGTCTGAAAAACCGTGTGCGTCAATATTTTCAAAGCAGCAGAAACAAGGGCGTGAAGATTGAGCAGATGGTGACGAAGATTGCCCGCTTTGAGTATATTATCACAGATTCGGAGCTGGAAGCGCTTGTGCTGGAATGCAATCTGATCAAAGAGCACCGGCCGAAATACAATACGATGCTGAAAGATGATAAAAGCTATCCTTTTATAAAAGTAACGATTCAGGAAGAGTACCCGAGGGTGCTCTTTTCGCACCGCATGCAGAAAGATAAGAGTAAATATTACGGGCCGTATACGAGTGCGGGCGCTATAAAGGATACGATCGAACTGATGCGCAAGCTGTATAAGATACGTTCCTGCAGCAGGAACCTTCCGAAGGACCAGGGGAAAGAACGCCCGTGTCTGTATTATCATATCGGCCAGTGCATGGCGCCTTGCCAGGGAAACATTTCAAAGGAAGAGTATCAGAAGAACATTGAGAGTGTACTGGATTTCCTGAACGGTAATTTTAAGACCGTATTAAAAGAACTGGAAGAAAAAATGCAGGAGGCATCAGAGGAGCTGCGCTTTGAGGAGGCCATGGAATACCGGGATCTCATGAAAAGCGTAAAGCGGATCGGCGAACGGCAGAAGATCACGGGAAGTGACGGGGAGGACAAGGACGTAATCGCCATCGCCGCTGATGAGAATGATGCGGTTGCGCAGGTGTTCTTTGTCAGGGAGGGACGTCTGATCGGGAGAGACCATTTCTATCTGAGTGTTGCACGGGAGGACAGCGAAGAGCAGGTCCTTTCCAGCTTTCTGAAACAGTTTTACTCAGGGACGCCGTTTGTCCCCAGAGAATTGATGATCCAGTATGACATCGATGACCGGGAAGTGATTGAAGAATGGCTGACTAAGGTGAGAGGGCAGCGGGTATACGTTCGGGTCCCTAAAAAAGGTACCAAGGAGAAACTCGTGGAGCTTGCCAGACAGAATGCCCGGCTGGTCCTGAACCAGGACAAGGAACGGCTGAAGCGTGAGGAAGGGCGTACGATTGGTGCGCTGAAAGAGATCGCCGGCTGGCTGAATATGGATTCGCTTAACCGCATTGAGGCGTTTGATATCTCCAATATCAGCGGGTTTGAATCCGTCGGTTCGATGATCGTCTATGAAAAGGGAAAGCCGAAGCGAAATGACTACAGGAAATTTAAGATCCGTTCCGTGAAAGGGGCGAATGATTATGCCAGCATGGAAGAAGTACTGACGCGCCGGTTTACGAGGGGGCTGAAGGAGCAGGAAGCGGAACAAAATCAGGGAGGATTTCTGCGTTTTCCGGATCTGGTAATGATGGACGGAGGTCGCGGGCAAGTCAATATTGCCTGTGAGGTACTGCGAAAACTCAACCTTGATATACCGGTCTGTGGTATGGTCAAGGATGACAAACACAGAACGAGAGGTCTTTATTTTCAAAACGAAGAAATACCGATCGACCATTCATCACAGGGGTTTCAGCTGATCACGAGGATTCAGGATGAAGCACACCGTTTTGCGATCGAATACCATCGGCTGCTGCGCAGCAAGGGGCAGGTCCATTCGATTCTGGATGATATCCCGGGTGTGGGACCGGCGCGCAGAAAGGCTTTGATGAAGCATTATCAGTCGCTGGATAATATCAGAGCAGCCAGTGAGGAAGAGCTGGCGAAACTGCCGTCTATGAACGCGGACAGCGCACGGAAAGTCTACGCATTTTTCCATCCGGAAGACTCAGAGAATTCTTGA
- a CDS encoding DUF1846 domain-containing protein — protein MKKGFDNEKYLEMQSRHIRERISQFDDKLYLEFGGKLFDDYHAARVLPGFEPDSKLRMLLQLADQAEIVITINASDIEKNKVRGDLGITYDTDVLRLIDEFRDMGLFVGSVVITQYSGQDSALHFKSRLEKMGIPVYIHYIIDGYPSNIPLIVSEQGYGKNDYIQTSRPLVVVTAPGPGSGKMATCLSQLYHEHKRGICAGYAKFETFPIWNIPLKHPVNLAYEAATADLNDVNMIDPFHLDAYHVTTVNYNRDVEIFPVLNAIFERIFGKSPYKSPTDMGVNMAGNCIFDDEACRMASCQEILRRYYHALADIAAGADKEEEAFKIELIMKQAQISTGDRRVIAPALERAKATGAPAAAIELADGTIITGKTSRLLGACSALLLNALKHLAGIEHNQHVISPEAIAPISRLKTKYLGSVNPRLHMDEVLIALSTSAATDLCAQQALEQLPKLAGCQVHSSVILSSVDMKLFNRLSVQVTTEPQYENKQLFF, from the coding sequence ATGAAAAAAGGATTTGACAATGAAAAATATTTGGAGATGCAGTCCCGGCATATCAGGGAGCGTATTTCTCAATTCGATGATAAGCTTTACCTGGAATTCGGCGGCAAACTTTTTGACGATTATCATGCGGCCCGTGTTCTCCCGGGTTTTGAACCTGACAGCAAGCTTCGCATGCTGCTGCAGCTTGCCGACCAGGCTGAAATCGTAATCACCATCAATGCATCGGATATTGAAAAAAACAAAGTACGCGGTGACCTCGGCATCACATACGATACTGACGTGCTCCGCCTGATCGATGAGTTCCGGGATATGGGCCTCTTTGTCGGAAGCGTCGTGATCACGCAGTATTCCGGTCAGGACAGCGCACTGCATTTTAAATCGCGTCTTGAAAAAATGGGGATTCCGGTCTACATCCATTATATTATCGACGGTTATCCGTCGAATATTCCTCTGATCGTCAGCGAACAGGGATACGGTAAAAATGATTATATTCAGACCTCACGTCCGCTTGTCGTCGTAACGGCTCCGGGGCCGGGAAGCGGCAAGATGGCAACCTGCCTGTCTCAGCTGTACCACGAACATAAGCGCGGGATCTGTGCCGGATATGCAAAGTTCGAGACTTTTCCGATCTGGAATATACCGCTGAAACACCCGGTCAATCTCGCTTATGAAGCGGCAACTGCTGATCTGAACGACGTCAATATGATCGACCCGTTCCATCTTGATGCCTATCATGTAACAACCGTCAACTATAACCGGGATGTTGAGATTTTTCCGGTCTTAAATGCCATTTTTGAGCGTATTTTCGGTAAGAGTCCTTACAAGTCGCCGACTGATATGGGCGTCAATATGGCCGGCAACTGCATCTTTGATGACGAAGCCTGCCGCATGGCATCCTGCCAGGAGATTCTGCGCCGTTACTATCACGCGCTTGCGGATATCGCCGCCGGTGCAGACAAGGAAGAAGAAGCCTTTAAGATCGAGCTGATCATGAAGCAGGCACAGATTTCCACCGGTGACCGCCGTGTCATTGCTCCTGCCCTGGAGCGCGCAAAGGCGACCGGTGCACCTGCCGCTGCGATCGAGCTTGCGGACGGAACCATCATTACCGGCAAGACCTCCCGCCTTCTCGGCGCCTGTTCCGCGCTTCTGCTGAATGCCCTGAAGCATCTGGCGGGGATCGAACACAACCAGCACGTGATATCGCCGGAAGCGATTGCCCCGATTTCACGACTTAAGACCAAGTATCTGGGAAGCGTCAATCCGCGGCTTCATATGGATGAAGTTCTGATCGCACTCTCGACCTCCGCGGCGACCGATCTCTGCGCACAGCAGGCTCTTGAGCAGCTTCCGAAGCTTGCCGGCTGCCAGGTGCACAGCTCTGTTATCCTGTCGTCCGTAGACATGAAACTTTTTAACAGACTGTCTGTTCAGGTGACAACGGAGCCGCAATACGAAAACAAACAGTTGTTTTTCTGA
- a CDS encoding CTP synthase, which produces MPVKYVFVTGGVVSGLGKGITAASLGRLLKARGYKVTMQKFDPYINIDPGTMNPIQHGEVFVTDDGAETDLDLGHYERFIDESLDKNSNVTTGKIYWSVLQKERRGDFGGGTVQVIPHITNEIKSRFYRNFTSEDTRIAIIEVGGTVGDIESQPFLEAIRQFQHDVGHENAILIHVTLIPYLKASGEMKTKPTQASVKELQGMGIQPDIIVCRSELPLDQKIKDKIALFCNVPSNHVLQNLDVEYLYEAPLAMEQEHLAQVACESLHLKCPKPDLSDWISMVKALRNPTQEVTVALVGKYIALHDAYISVVEALKHGGIASHATVNINWVDSELLNSENVSEILKDADGILVPGGFGDRGIEGKIQAIRYAREHQVPFLGLCLGMQLSIVEYARNAAGCTDAHSIELDPATAHPVIALMPDQNGVEDIGGTLRLGAYPCILDKTSRAYRLYGQETIYERHRHRYEVNNDYRDLLTRSGMTLSGLSPDGRIVEMVELKDHPFFIATQAHPELKSRPNRPHPLFKGLIAAALENRKEE; this is translated from the coding sequence ATGCCAGTAAAATATGTATTTGTGACGGGCGGTGTTGTATCCGGTCTCGGAAAAGGTATCACGGCAGCTTCCCTGGGACGCCTGTTGAAAGCCCGGGGCTACAAAGTGACCATGCAGAAATTTGACCCATATATCAACATCGACCCCGGAACCATGAACCCCATCCAGCACGGCGAGGTATTTGTGACAGACGACGGTGCTGAGACTGATCTTGATCTCGGTCATTATGAACGTTTCATCGACGAGAGCCTGGACAAGAATTCCAACGTCACAACGGGAAAAATTTACTGGTCCGTACTGCAGAAAGAACGCCGCGGCGATTTCGGCGGAGGTACTGTCCAGGTGATACCGCATATCACAAACGAAATCAAAAGCCGTTTCTACCGCAATTTCACCTCTGAAGATACACGGATTGCCATTATCGAAGTCGGCGGAACGGTTGGCGACATCGAAAGCCAGCCATTCCTCGAGGCAATCCGCCAATTCCAGCACGATGTGGGACATGAAAATGCCATTCTTATCCACGTCACCCTGATTCCTTATCTGAAAGCATCCGGCGAGATGAAGACAAAACCAACCCAGGCCAGCGTCAAGGAGCTGCAGGGAATGGGAATTCAGCCTGATATCATCGTATGCCGTTCCGAACTTCCACTTGATCAGAAAATCAAAGACAAGATCGCCCTGTTCTGTAACGTTCCAAGCAATCACGTACTGCAGAACCTGGATGTGGAATATCTCTATGAAGCCCCCCTTGCAATGGAGCAGGAACACCTGGCACAGGTTGCCTGTGAATCACTGCATCTGAAATGCCCCAAACCAGATCTGAGCGACTGGATCTCCATGGTCAAGGCACTCCGCAATCCCACGCAGGAGGTGACCGTCGCACTGGTCGGCAAATATATCGCCCTGCACGATGCCTATATCAGTGTCGTTGAGGCTTTGAAGCACGGAGGCATTGCAAGCCATGCAACCGTCAATATCAACTGGGTGGATTCTGAACTGCTGAACAGTGAGAACGTTTCCGAAATCCTGAAGGATGCCGATGGTATCCTCGTACCCGGAGGCTTCGGCGACCGGGGAATCGAAGGAAAAATACAGGCCATCCGCTATGCGCGGGAGCACCAGGTGCCTTTTCTGGGTCTCTGCCTCGGCATGCAGCTTTCTATCGTGGAGTATGCGCGCAATGCCGCAGGATGTACGGACGCCCACAGCATAGAACTCGATCCGGCAACCGCACATCCTGTGATCGCGCTGATGCCGGATCAGAACGGCGTGGAGGACATCGGCGGAACCCTCCGCCTCGGTGCATATCCCTGCATTCTGGATAAGACTTCCAGAGCTTACCGGCTGTACGGTCAGGAGACGATCTATGAGCGCCACAGACATCGCTATGAGGTAAACAATGACTACCGGGATCTGCTCACCAGGAGCGGGATGACACTTTCCGGCCTCTCCCCTGACGGGCGCATCGTAGAAATGGTAGAGCTGAAGGATCATCCGTTCTTCATTGCAACCCAGGCGCACCCGGAGCTCAAGTCAAGGCCGAACCGCCCCCATCCCCTGTTTAAGGGTCTGATTGCGGCAGCGCTTGAAAACAGGAAGGAAGAATGA
- the ftsH gene encoding ATP-dependent zinc metalloprotease FtsH gives MEQNPKNTKPEGPGGNGPRNRQSLLILLISTLVILVLWNVFSVFLSGSANQEITYDKFIEMVDKGEVSKVVQESDKLIITPKEQKIEGIQFNYTVVMTEDGSALTKRLEGKDITFEKKEPNMAASVMSTILSLVLPIVLMFVGLSFLMKHVNKGGGMMGGVGKSKAKAYVQKETGVTFKDVAGQDEAKESLQEVVDFLHNPTKYTAIGAKLPKGALLVGPPGTGKTLLAKAVAGEAHVPFFSLSGSDFVEMFVGVGASRVRDLFEEAKKNAPCIIFIDEIDAIGKSRDSRYGGGNDEREQTLNQLLAEMDGFDTSKGLLILAATNRPEVLDPALLRPGRFDRRVIVDRPDLKGRVNILKVHAKNVLLDETVDLDGIALATSGAVGSDLANMINEAAILAVKNRRKAVSQKDLLEAVEVVLVGKEKKDRILSQEERRIVSYHEVGHALVSALQKDSEPVQKITIVPRTMGALGYVMHVPEEEKYLNTKSELEAMLVGLLAGRAAEEIVFGNITTGAANDIEKATSIAKAMITQYGMSEKFGLMGLASAENQYLDGRTVMNCGDDTATEIDHEVMELLRVSYEKAKELLAGNREALDKIADFLIEKETITGKEFMEIFHRVNGIEESDAVSEEQPAITGETAASEDSSETADNTTLTE, from the coding sequence ATGGAACAAAACCCCAAAAATACAAAGCCGGAAGGGCCTGGCGGCAATGGACCGAGAAACAGGCAGTCCCTGCTTATTCTGCTGATCAGCACGCTGGTTATCCTGGTTTTATGGAATGTTTTCAGCGTGTTTTTAAGTGGATCGGCAAATCAGGAAATCACGTATGACAAGTTTATCGAGATGGTAGACAAAGGTGAAGTATCCAAAGTCGTGCAGGAATCCGATAAATTGATTATCACCCCGAAAGAACAGAAGATCGAGGGGATTCAGTTTAATTATACGGTTGTCATGACAGAGGACGGCAGCGCCCTGACGAAGCGTCTGGAAGGAAAAGATATCACATTTGAGAAGAAAGAGCCGAACATGGCAGCCTCTGTCATGTCGACGATCTTAAGCCTTGTGCTGCCGATCGTGCTGATGTTTGTAGGACTTTCGTTCCTGATGAAGCACGTGAACAAAGGCGGAGGCATGATGGGAGGAGTCGGCAAAAGCAAAGCCAAGGCTTATGTGCAGAAAGAAACAGGCGTCACGTTTAAGGATGTGGCAGGACAGGATGAAGCCAAGGAATCTCTTCAGGAAGTGGTTGATTTCCTGCACAACCCGACGAAATATACTGCGATCGGAGCAAAGCTTCCGAAAGGAGCGTTGCTGGTAGGCCCTCCCGGAACCGGTAAAACATTGCTTGCGAAGGCAGTCGCCGGTGAGGCGCACGTACCTTTCTTCTCGCTGTCCGGTTCGGATTTTGTGGAAATGTTCGTAGGCGTCGGCGCATCGCGAGTCCGTGACCTGTTCGAAGAAGCGAAAAAGAATGCTCCCTGCATCATCTTTATCGACGAGATTGACGCCATCGGCAAAAGCCGTGACAGCCGTTATGGAGGCGGTAATGATGAGCGCGAGCAGACATTGAACCAGCTGCTGGCAGAGATGGATGGGTTTGACACATCAAAAGGCCTGCTGATCCTTGCGGCGACCAACCGTCCGGAGGTTCTTGACCCGGCACTGCTGCGTCCCGGACGTTTTGACCGCCGTGTTATCGTAGACCGTCCGGATTTAAAGGGACGTGTCAATATCTTAAAAGTACATGCAAAGAATGTACTGCTGGATGAGACGGTAGATCTTGACGGCATCGCACTTGCGACTTCAGGAGCTGTCGGCTCGGATCTGGCGAATATGATCAATGAAGCTGCGATTCTTGCGGTGAAGAACAGGAGAAAAGCCGTATCACAGAAAGACCTGCTGGAAGCGGTAGAGGTTGTGCTGGTCGGAAAAGAAAAGAAAGACCGTATCCTGAGCCAGGAAGAGCGAAGGATTGTCTCCTACCACGAGGTGGGCCACGCACTCGTAAGCGCGCTTCAGAAAGATTCGGAGCCGGTCCAGAAGATCACTATTGTCCCAAGAACAATGGGGGCGCTCGGCTATGTGATGCATGTTCCGGAAGAGGAGAAATATCTGAACACGAAAAGCGAGCTGGAAGCGATGCTTGTGGGACTTCTTGCGGGGCGTGCAGCAGAGGAGATCGTATTCGGTAATATTACGACCGGGGCTGCCAACGACATAGAGAAGGCGACCAGCATTGCCAAGGCGATGATTACACAGTACGGAATGTCTGAAAAATTCGGCCTGATGGGTCTTGCGAGTGCAGAGAACCAGTATCTGGATGGAAGGACTGTGATGAACTGCGGGGATGATACCGCTACGGAGATTGACCATGAGGTGATGGAGCTGCTGCGTGTGTCCTATGAAAAGGCAAAGGAGCTGCTGGCGGGCAACAGAGAGGCACTGGATAAGATTGCAGATTTTCTGATTGAGAAAGAGACCATTACCGGAAAAGAATTCATGGAAATCTTTCACAGGGTAAACGGCATTGAGGAGTCTGACGCAGTGTCTGAGGAACAGCCGGCGATTACCGGGGAAACTGCGGCGTCTGAAGACAGTTCAGAAACTGCGGACAATACAACACTGACGGAATGA